The following proteins come from a genomic window of Bacillus sp. Marseille-P3661:
- a CDS encoding DEAD/DEAH box helicase encodes MEDILKSYYLKAVERAKAMVLDDIDKYLETKENCPSYEQYLRERGHYIEQVWLNVWLNLTASHATFSEKKAYLTAKGYDIEDTKRKLLNQLFRTEIRNEEPYDLVGWLDEKFVNQVEIWKQKYDTVRESYLHHRALHLERESRRKYLLKVEYHIEQLLGEHYEDLYLYVRFLLGSQLAIEIENKGLLLSDALTFSEYLYSEQEFAYNQYTFGEIVAEKYERLISTYLFDFGPNWLKERLPKVLFEEYVEMFQEPLRIEFLKEAAFEPLDDLSHEIFEDLLNEYVDNLSKLIDIPFDVETHREIFNRDIEERERKEVEELEEIKRRKEEETRMIEDIFGMEYNPPATRNIQYILHVGETNTGKTFQAIKNMKEASSGIYLAPLRLLALEIYDKLNEEGVPCSLKTGEEEKLVAGANHIACTVEMFREKDYYDVVVIDEAQMLADKDRGFSWYKALTKANAKEVHIICSFNARSMILQLLGESNVEVHEYFRDIPLEVEHNLFRLGQTQKGDALVCFSRRKVLETASELQKTGHQVSMIYGSMPPETRKKQMQRFIKGETTVIVATDAIGMGLNLPIRRIIFLENEKFDGTRRRRLRSQEVKQIAGRAGRKGIYDVGKVAFYSDPKTMGRLLEQEDEPLQGFAIAPTTSILERFQKYSRNLGQFFYLWDQFKSPKGTKKASLSEEKLLYEIIEDTVVEAKLSLADLYGFLHLPFSSNEPSLRAQWRQKLETIVDGEELPEPQIKELGLEELELSYKSVGLHLLFLYKLGRSTEAHYWERVREEISDKIHEHLKSGVKIASKVCKKCGKSLHPRFKFNVCNECYFEERDNRYQF; translated from the coding sequence ATGGAGGATATTTTAAAAAGTTATTATTTAAAAGCTGTTGAACGAGCTAAAGCAATGGTGTTGGACGATATAGATAAATATTTAGAGACGAAGGAGAACTGTCCTTCTTACGAACAATATTTGCGAGAAAGAGGCCACTACATTGAGCAGGTTTGGTTAAATGTATGGCTTAATTTAACCGCCAGTCACGCTACATTTTCTGAAAAGAAAGCATACCTTACCGCAAAAGGATATGATATAGAAGATACTAAGAGAAAATTACTCAATCAGTTATTTCGTACTGAAATTCGAAATGAGGAACCCTATGATCTTGTTGGTTGGCTAGATGAGAAATTTGTCAATCAGGTTGAGATATGGAAACAAAAATATGATACAGTCAGGGAATCCTACTTACATCATAGAGCGCTTCATTTAGAGCGTGAGTCTAGAAGAAAGTACTTGTTAAAGGTTGAATACCATATTGAACAGTTATTAGGTGAGCATTATGAAGATCTGTATTTATATGTACGTTTCTTACTTGGTAGTCAGCTAGCGATTGAAATTGAAAATAAGGGATTATTATTATCTGATGCACTCACTTTTTCAGAATATTTATATAGCGAGCAAGAGTTTGCCTATAATCAATACACCTTCGGCGAAATTGTAGCAGAGAAATATGAAAGGCTAATTTCGACATATTTATTTGATTTTGGCCCTAATTGGTTAAAAGAGCGACTCCCTAAGGTATTATTCGAGGAATATGTTGAAATGTTTCAAGAACCTTTACGTATTGAATTCTTAAAAGAAGCTGCATTTGAACCTCTTGATGATCTCAGTCATGAAATTTTCGAAGACTTGTTAAATGAATATGTCGATAATCTAAGTAAGCTTATTGATATACCGTTTGATGTTGAAACACATCGGGAAATATTTAATCGTGATATTGAAGAGAGGGAAAGAAAAGAGGTTGAAGAACTAGAAGAAATTAAACGAAGAAAAGAAGAAGAGACCCGAATGATAGAGGATATATTCGGTATGGAGTACAATCCGCCTGCCACACGAAATATCCAATATATTCTTCATGTCGGTGAAACAAATACTGGGAAAACCTTCCAAGCTATTAAAAATATGAAGGAGGCGTCAAGTGGTATATACTTAGCTCCACTAAGATTATTAGCTCTCGAAATATACGATAAATTAAATGAAGAAGGTGTCCCTTGTTCCTTAAAAACTGGTGAAGAAGAAAAGCTAGTAGCTGGAGCAAATCATATTGCTTGTACAGTCGAAATGTTTCGTGAAAAAGACTATTACGATGTTGTGGTTATTGATGAAGCACAAATGCTTGCTGATAAAGATCGTGGGTTTTCATGGTATAAAGCCCTGACAAAAGCGAATGCAAAAGAAGTCCATATTATTTGCAGTTTTAACGCAAGATCAATGATCCTACAATTGCTCGGAGAATCAAATGTTGAAGTTCATGAATATTTTAGGGATATACCATTAGAGGTAGAACATAACTTATTCCGTTTAGGTCAGACACAAAAAGGTGACGCGCTGGTTTGTTTTTCAAGAAGAAAGGTACTCGAAACTGCCTCGGAGTTACAGAAAACAGGTCATCAAGTTAGTATGATTTATGGAAGCATGCCCCCAGAAACAAGAAAGAAACAGATGCAACGATTTATTAAAGGAGAAACAACAGTCATTGTTGCTACAGATGCAATTGGAATGGGCTTAAATCTTCCGATAAGGCGAATTATTTTTTTGGAAAACGAGAAATTTGACGGAACAAGAAGAAGACGGTTAAGATCGCAAGAGGTTAAACAAATAGCTGGTCGAGCAGGCCGTAAAGGGATCTATGATGTTGGCAAGGTAGCTTTTTATAGTGATCCTAAAACAATGGGCCGATTGTTGGAACAAGAGGATGAGCCACTGCAAGGATTTGCGATTGCACCAACAACAAGTATACTAGAAAGGTTTCAAAAATATTCTCGTAATCTTGGTCAGTTTTTTTACCTATGGGATCAATTTAAAAGTCCTAAAGGAACAAAAAAAGCATCATTATCCGAGGAAAAACTTTTGTATGAAATAATTGAAGATACTGTTGTAGAGGCCAAACTATCGTTGGCAGATTTATATGGCTTTTTACACTTACCATTTTCATCAAATGAACCCTCATTACGGGCACAATGGAGACAGAAACTTGAAACTATTGTTGATGGTGAAGAACTTCCAGAGCCTCAAATCAAAGAATTGGGACTTGAAGAGCTTGAATTGTCTTACAAGTCAGTTGGTCTGCATCTATTATTTTTATATAAATTAGGAAGAAGCACCGAGGCACATTATTGGGAAAGAGTCCGCGAAGAAATTAGTGATAAAATTCATGAACATTTAAAAAGTGGTGTCAAAATTGCTAGCAAGGTTTGTAAAAAATGCGGTAAAAGTTTGCATCCTCGGTTTAAATTTAATGTATGTAATGAGTGTTATTTTGAAGAACGTGATAATAGATACCAGTTCTAA
- a CDS encoding S8 family serine peptidase: MRVVFILLGCFFFLISCQAEERVELNNTNNITPINVTTNKTDNEDERYIVIFKKSKDTSLIRQKGGKVLRETKNLPIAISKMPEHAKKALEKNPNIQIIEKDKMVELNTEVTDWGIKKTKSSTAWETHYTGKGVKVAVLDTGIETQHNDLKITGGISFITEENGDTSYNDYNGHGTHVAGIISAQHNDIGVLGVAPDVELYSIKALDQNGAGYLSDVVAGIDWAITNNIDIINLSIGMSTYSQILADVIDYAYQSGMFIVAAAGNSGNSSGTGDNIDYPARLEGAIAVGATTLNNTRASFSSTGPALELTAPGDTILSSYINNNYEYLNGTSMAAPFVTGIAALLKQAYPEWTNDQLRSHMRETVIDLGEVGVDSKYGYGLIQFNLLPETEQQELIPLNLEKPLLESAKSTDESITIRWQPVQNANRYMIKREEQVIYLGSALQFTEDTLQPGQMYRYEISALNGQLISEELVVEIPTALRTPNLLYSEIDANTIELQWTLLQEAIHYTLRRNGVVIYSGTSTTYVDRELPYNSTVEYELVAQGTTGVSQPIKKIVTTKKFIPPVPLNLDGEVSDRTVSLKWTVPDTKNIEGYYIYMNGSKYNKQPIVTTMKDILNLTNGKTYTFTVTSISKDGVQSDPSEELVLIPKIPITFDDIGTHWARSDIQLTGNRGWMKGTSPGIFSPDKGLSRAEAAVIIVRALQLQPLNDKSIEFLDVDGKHWAKNEIKIIAQHDIMTGKSEGRFSPADTLTREQMAAMLHRMFLKDKPIPENVHFVDVHPRQWSYHAIATTSHYKLFYGYNDGTFKPNDVLTRSQMAVLMNRITPYFF, from the coding sequence ATGAGGGTTGTTTTTATTCTGCTTGGTTGTTTCTTTTTTTTAATTAGCTGTCAGGCTGAAGAACGGGTTGAATTGAATAATACGAATAACATTACCCCAATAAATGTCACGACGAATAAGACCGATAATGAAGACGAACGTTATATAGTTATCTTTAAAAAAAGTAAAGATACCTCTTTAATACGCCAAAAAGGTGGGAAGGTTTTACGAGAAACAAAAAATTTGCCAATCGCTATCTCAAAAATGCCTGAACATGCTAAAAAGGCATTGGAAAAAAACCCTAACATTCAAATTATCGAAAAGGACAAAATGGTTGAGCTTAATACTGAAGTAACAGATTGGGGTATCAAGAAAACAAAGAGTAGCACAGCATGGGAAACCCATTATACTGGTAAAGGAGTAAAGGTAGCTGTACTAGACACTGGCATTGAAACACAACATAATGATCTAAAAATAACTGGAGGAATTTCTTTTATCACAGAAGAAAACGGAGATACATCTTATAATGATTACAATGGGCACGGTACGCATGTAGCGGGAATTATCAGTGCTCAGCATAATGATATAGGTGTTTTAGGAGTGGCACCAGATGTTGAATTATATAGTATAAAAGCTCTTGATCAAAATGGTGCCGGCTATTTATCTGATGTTGTTGCAGGGATCGATTGGGCTATTACAAACAACATTGACATCATCAACCTAAGTATTGGGATGAGTACATATTCACAGATTTTGGCAGATGTAATCGATTATGCCTATCAATCAGGAATGTTCATTGTCGCAGCAGCGGGTAACTCAGGAAATTCTTCCGGTACTGGGGATAATATTGATTATCCTGCAAGACTAGAAGGAGCTATAGCAGTAGGTGCTACTACATTGAATAATACAAGAGCTAGTTTTTCGTCAACGGGTCCAGCACTTGAACTAACTGCACCTGGCGATACAATTCTTTCTTCATATATAAATAACAACTACGAATATTTAAATGGAACAAGTATGGCCGCACCTTTTGTCACAGGTATTGCGGCACTTCTTAAACAGGCCTATCCTGAGTGGACAAATGACCAATTACGATCCCATATGCGAGAAACAGTTATTGATTTAGGCGAAGTTGGCGTCGATTCAAAATATGGGTATGGGCTTATTCAATTTAATCTACTACCAGAGACTGAACAACAAGAACTTATACCGCTAAACTTAGAAAAGCCTTTATTAGAAAGTGCTAAAAGTACAGACGAATCGATTACAATTCGTTGGCAGCCTGTTCAAAATGCAAATCGATATATGATAAAACGTGAAGAGCAGGTCATATACTTGGGAAGTGCCTTACAATTTACGGAGGATACTTTACAACCTGGCCAAATGTATAGATATGAAATTTCAGCTCTGAATGGACAACTGATTAGTGAGGAGCTAGTGGTCGAAATACCAACAGCACTTAGAACTCCAAATCTTCTTTATTCAGAAATTGATGCTAATACAATCGAACTTCAATGGACTCTGTTGCAGGAAGCTATACACTATACTTTGCGGCGGAATGGTGTAGTCATTTATTCTGGTACTTCAACAACATATGTAGATCGAGAGTTACCATACAATTCGACGGTTGAATATGAGCTTGTTGCGCAAGGAACTACAGGAGTTAGTCAACCGATTAAGAAAATCGTAACTACAAAGAAATTCATCCCTCCAGTACCATTAAATTTAGATGGTGAGGTTTCGGATAGAACAGTTTCGTTAAAGTGGACAGTACCTGATACAAAAAATATCGAAGGTTACTACATTTATATGAATGGTTCAAAATACAATAAACAACCAATTGTAACAACGATGAAAGACATACTGAATCTAACAAATGGTAAAACCTACACGTTTACGGTAACATCAATCAGTAAAGATGGAGTACAGTCTGATCCTTCTGAAGAACTTGTATTAATACCTAAGATTCCAATCACCTTTGATGATATCGGCACTCACTGGGCTCGATCCGATATACAATTAACAGGAAATCGAGGATGGATGAAAGGAACATCTCCAGGTATTTTTTCACCTGATAAAGGACTTTCGCGGGCAGAGGCAGCTGTAATTATTGTTCGGGCGTTACAACTACAACCTTTAAATGACAAAAGCATTGAATTTTTGGATGTAGATGGAAAGCATTGGGCTAAAAATGAAATCAAGATCATTGCTCAACATGACATTATGACGGGTAAAAGTGAAGGAAGATTTTCGCCTGCAGACACATTAACTAGAGAACAAATGGCTGCAATGCTTCATAGAATGTTTCTTAAAGACAAACCTATTCCTGAAAATGTTCATTTCGTTGATGTTCATCCTAGGCAATGGTCCTATCATGCAATTGCAACAACGAGCCATTATAAACTTTTTTATGGTTATAATGATGGAACCTTTAAACCAAACGATGTACTCACCCGAAGTCAGATGGCTGTACTAATGAACAGGATCACACCTTATTTTTTCTAA
- a CDS encoding ParA family protein encodes MTAKKIFVGNYKGGVGKTTSIYQIALHMADEGKRVLLVDLDPQCSLSEICLGRMERYLDNLPDNECLNFVYDVWNQSKKFSNISFKLKPASLIKQTEEKINFIPSNIFYSNGGLDKLAMSLKNEFEDLFVLQQFFQTTNLDQRYDYILFDCPPSNNIITQGAFLLSDFYIIPSIFQTISIRGVIHYIKTVEEIYKQICEEHPNAALSQLLFGEKPQLIGIFETLKKGSTNNKNVHDELKEHFKDIDITPLLSLTSEKEKLVFQTIIFNYEDTARATANGKRVAGYADLTFEILECLENRSQIQVKFNLDRKGWRWNDSAHV; translated from the coding sequence ATGACAGCTAAGAAAATCTTCGTGGGTAATTATAAGGGTGGAGTTGGAAAGACAACAAGTATATATCAAATTGCGTTACATATGGCTGACGAGGGAAAAAGAGTATTGCTGGTTGATTTAGATCCACAATGCTCATTAAGTGAAATATGCCTTGGGAGAATGGAAAGGTATTTAGATAACCTTCCTGATAATGAATGTTTAAATTTTGTATATGATGTTTGGAATCAGTCAAAAAAGTTTTCAAATATTAGTTTCAAACTAAAACCAGCAAGTTTGATTAAGCAAACAGAAGAAAAAATTAATTTTATTCCTTCGAATATTTTTTATAGCAATGGTGGTTTAGATAAACTTGCTATGTCACTAAAGAATGAATTTGAGGATCTATTTGTACTACAGCAATTCTTTCAAACCACTAATCTAGATCAGCGCTATGATTATATACTCTTTGATTGCCCACCAAGCAACAATATCATTACACAAGGAGCCTTCCTACTTTCTGACTTTTATATAATTCCTTCAATTTTTCAAACAATAAGTATTCGAGGCGTGATACATTATATTAAAACTGTAGAGGAAATATATAAACAAATTTGTGAAGAACATCCGAATGCAGCGCTATCGCAATTACTTTTCGGAGAAAAACCACAACTTATTGGTATATTTGAAACATTGAAGAAAGGATCTACAAATAATAAAAATGTACACGATGAACTTAAAGAGCATTTTAAAGATATAGACATTACACCACTCTTATCATTAACATCTGAAAAAGAAAAGCTTGTCTTTCAAACAATCATTTTCAACTACGAAGATACAGCCAGAGCCACAGCTAATGGGAAAAGAGTTGCCGGTTACGCAGATTTAACTTTTGAAATTTTGGAATGCTTAGAAAACCGTTCTCAAATACAAGTTAAGTTTAATTTGGATAGAAAAGGTTGGCGATGGAATGACTCAGCTCACGTTTAA
- a CDS encoding class I SAM-dependent methyltransferase, whose product MDPRKKWNNKYRERITNHEQPAANERLKTISPYLTGGDALDVACGLGVNSTFLAKLDFRVDALDISDVAIDYLKKLADKEKLTIYPRLCDLTDLNNLHLKEKSYDLVVITYYLDRNLLQYIKTVIKDNGYFFMETFYKSPLQEKEGISNQFKLQPGELLSLYKEMQILYYEENEHEGRQTIFVRKKT is encoded by the coding sequence ATGGATCCTAGAAAAAAGTGGAATAATAAATATAGAGAAAGAATAACTAACCATGAACAACCCGCTGCTAATGAAAGATTAAAGACCATTTCACCGTACTTAACTGGAGGGGATGCTCTGGATGTTGCTTGTGGTTTAGGTGTAAATAGTACTTTTTTAGCTAAATTAGATTTTCGTGTGGATGCATTGGATATTTCCGATGTCGCCATTGATTACCTTAAAAAGCTTGCGGACAAAGAAAAGCTGACGATCTATCCGCGTTTATGTGATTTAACGGATTTGAATAATTTACATCTAAAAGAAAAATCGTACGATTTAGTTGTGATTACATATTATCTTGATCGAAACCTTCTCCAATACATAAAGACTGTAATAAAGGACAATGGTTATTTTTTTATGGAAACCTTTTATAAAAGCCCATTACAAGAGAAGGAAGGAATCTCCAATCAATTTAAATTACAGCCCGGAGAACTGTTATCTTTATATAAAGAAATGCAGATTCTCTATTATGAAGAAAATGAGCACGAAGGGCGCCAAACAATCTTTGTACGAAAAAAGACCTAA
- a CDS encoding CapA family protein, with protein MRRQFLIGLVTIACLITGGSFVGAKESITLENGLLVDGRAMVPLRSLFETIGAKVNWHNETQQIIATKGSTIIKLQINQQEVSINDRLYDLDSPAKVINGRTMVPVRLIDRAFAADIKWIGNSNTAMISTVDKDISVPVKEYVEEVSIKISAAGDVTLGGDVEYGYQGSFNQEADDNGLTHFVKNIKDLFIDDDLTMVNLETTLTTATAKANKKFRFKGDPSYTEILTLGSIESVNLANNHTLDYLQQGYNDTIANLKKADIGYFGNDHQYVKEINGVKVGALGYKGWSDTSSLRKKINNDIAALRKKDVAIVMVHFHWGEERSYTPNTVQKSLGRYTIDSGADLVLGHHPHVVQGIEEYKGKFIVYSLGNFMFGGNRNPSDKDTFVFQQTFHVKDKKLTTKKDINVIPFSISSVSHRNNYQPTPMDSTNAAKLKQKLVRISENIGNSNWALYENNKAMTYE; from the coding sequence ATGAGACGTCAATTTTTAATAGGACTAGTAACTATAGCTTGCTTAATAACCGGTGGTAGTTTTGTAGGAGCTAAGGAATCGATAACATTGGAAAATGGATTGTTGGTAGATGGACGAGCTATGGTGCCACTTAGGAGTTTGTTTGAAACAATCGGAGCAAAGGTGAACTGGCATAATGAAACACAACAGATCATCGCGACAAAAGGATCAACTATTATAAAGTTACAAATTAATCAACAAGAAGTATCAATAAATGATAGACTATATGATTTAGACTCTCCAGCTAAAGTCATTAATGGCAGAACAATGGTACCGGTTCGATTGATAGATAGAGCATTTGCAGCTGATATAAAGTGGATTGGCAACAGCAATACTGCAATGATCTCAACAGTTGATAAAGACATATCAGTACCAGTCAAAGAATATGTAGAGGAAGTTTCAATAAAAATAAGTGCAGCTGGCGATGTGACACTTGGCGGGGATGTAGAATATGGCTATCAAGGTAGTTTCAATCAAGAAGCAGATGATAATGGGCTTACACATTTTGTAAAGAATATTAAAGATTTATTTATTGATGATGATTTAACAATGGTGAATCTTGAAACAACACTTACAACAGCGACAGCAAAAGCAAATAAGAAATTTCGATTCAAAGGAGACCCGTCGTATACGGAAATATTGACTTTAGGAAGTATTGAATCAGTGAATCTTGCTAATAATCATACATTAGATTACCTTCAGCAAGGCTATAATGATACAATCGCAAATTTAAAAAAAGCTGATATTGGCTACTTCGGTAATGATCATCAATATGTAAAAGAAATAAACGGGGTTAAAGTTGGGGCTTTAGGTTATAAAGGTTGGAGCGATACTTCATCACTCCGAAAGAAAATTAATAATGATATTGCTGCACTTCGAAAGAAAGATGTTGCAATAGTTATGGTTCATTTTCATTGGGGTGAGGAGCGCAGCTATACACCGAACACAGTACAAAAGTCACTAGGAAGATATACAATTGATAGTGGTGCCGATTTAGTGCTTGGACATCATCCGCATGTTGTACAAGGCATCGAAGAATATAAAGGGAAATTCATCGTATATAGTCTTGGCAACTTTATGTTTGGCGGAAATCGAAATCCAAGTGATAAGGATACATTTGTATTTCAACAAACTTTTCACGTAAAAGATAAGAAATTGACAACTAAAAAAGACATTAATGTGATTCCATTTAGCATATCATCGGTTTCACATCGAAATAATTACCAGCCAACTCCAATGGATAGCACAAATGCCGCTAAATTAAAACAAAAGCTAGTCCGTATTTCGGAGAATATTGGTAATTCAAATTGGGCTTTGTATGAAAATAATAAAGCTATGACTTATGAGTAA
- a CDS encoding PEP/pyruvate-binding domain-containing protein, giving the protein MGLHDKVSTGMSGFDKVIDKLRLGDNVVWQVDSVENYKKIVDPYVAQALKDQRKLIYVRFGSHEPLLLKTSGAKIYNVDPKKGFETFATAVHSLIEEEGKKAFYVFDCLTDLLEYWYSDLMIGNFFKVSCPFLYELDTIAYFAIKRNVHTYSTIAGIRETTQLLLDLYQVNDNFYIHPLKVWQRYSPTMFFPHLIQDQSATVITASSEAAELFSSINRVEERLDYWDVVFNKAKETLGNEPEKQEETKQLLMSLLIGNKSRMYDLCDQYFTLHDILTIASREVGTGFIGGKSVGMLIARKIIEREGKDRFIPFMEPHDSFYLGSDIFYTYIVQNGWWNLRAKQKTPEGYYKYAPELRDKMLHGKFPENIKDKFVQLLEYFGQSPIIVRSSSLLEDNFGNAFAGKYESVFCVNQGTPEERYECFEQAIRTVYSSTMNEDALAYRMNRGLFEKDEQMAILVQRVSGDHYGENFFPHVAGVGNSSNLYVWDKSVDMDAGMLRLVFGLGTRAVERTVGDYARIVTLDEPLRLPLMHYEDQKQFSQHYVDVLSLNENQMSSSKLENIILSDIKVAREMFATLDYETENRLRELGYTNIKAPYILNFKTLLGDTEFPVLMKEMLALLSKVYDYPVDIEFTANFNENNQFKINLLQCRPLQTRGLGKTVKFPERTKDQETFFSTKGNFMGGNVRLPIDYVVFVNAKAYMERNEQGKYAVARQIGNINKVLKGKNAMLMGPGRWGTTTPSLGVPVHFAELSNMSVICEVASNEDGLIPELSYGSHFFQDIVETGIFYVAIFDGQKDVVYHPERILKKKNLLSSLVPKGAQFSDVIHIAKTDGMEIYSDVVSQRLLCR; this is encoded by the coding sequence GTGGGTTTACACGATAAAGTAAGTACTGGTATGAGCGGATTTGATAAGGTAATTGATAAACTTAGGTTAGGTGATAACGTCGTATGGCAAGTAGATTCAGTAGAAAACTATAAAAAGATTGTTGATCCATATGTTGCTCAAGCTCTAAAGGATCAAAGAAAATTGATTTATGTTCGTTTTGGTAGTCACGAGCCATTATTATTAAAGACTTCGGGTGCAAAGATTTATAATGTTGATCCAAAAAAGGGGTTTGAAACATTTGCAACAGCTGTTCATAGCCTGATTGAAGAGGAAGGTAAAAAAGCTTTTTATGTTTTTGATTGTTTAACAGACTTATTAGAATATTGGTATTCTGATTTAATGATTGGAAACTTTTTTAAAGTTTCATGTCCGTTTCTATATGAATTAGATACAATTGCTTATTTTGCAATCAAACGCAATGTCCATACATATAGCACAATTGCAGGTATTCGTGAAACAACACAACTATTACTTGATTTATATCAAGTGAACGATAACTTCTATATCCATCCTTTAAAGGTTTGGCAGCGTTATTCTCCAACTATGTTTTTCCCACATTTAATTCAAGATCAATCAGCAACCGTTATAACAGCTAGCTCTGAGGCCGCTGAGTTATTTTCAAGTATCAATCGAGTGGAGGAACGACTCGACTATTGGGATGTTGTCTTTAATAAAGCGAAAGAAACTCTCGGTAATGAGCCTGAAAAACAGGAAGAAACAAAACAACTTTTAATGTCTTTACTAATTGGCAATAAATCACGAATGTATGATTTATGTGATCAATATTTTACTTTGCATGATATTCTAACGATTGCATCAAGAGAAGTTGGAACCGGTTTTATAGGCGGTAAAAGCGTAGGTATGCTTATCGCAAGAAAAATCATTGAACGTGAAGGAAAGGACCGTTTTATACCTTTTATGGAACCTCATGATTCATTCTATCTTGGTTCTGATATCTTTTATACTTATATTGTTCAAAATGGCTGGTGGAACCTTCGAGCAAAACAAAAAACCCCTGAAGGTTACTATAAATACGCTCCTGAACTAAGGGATAAAATGTTGCATGGTAAGTTTCCAGAAAATATTAAAGACAAGTTTGTTCAACTGCTTGAATATTTCGGACAGTCTCCTATCATTGTTCGCTCTAGTTCCTTACTCGAAGATAATTTCGGAAATGCATTTGCAGGGAAGTACGAGAGTGTATTTTGCGTTAATCAGGGTACTCCTGAGGAGCGATATGAGTGTTTTGAACAAGCAATTCGTACTGTATATTCAAGTACAATGAATGAAGATGCATTAGCATATAGGATGAATAGAGGCCTGTTTGAAAAAGACGAACAAATGGCTATATTGGTACAACGTGTATCCGGAGATCATTATGGTGAAAACTTCTTTCCGCACGTAGCAGGTGTTGGTAACTCTTCTAACCTTTATGTTTGGGATAAAAGCGTCGATATGGACGCAGGCATGCTTCGACTTGTATTTGGGCTTGGGACCCGGGCTGTAGAGCGAACAGTCGGGGATTATGCAAGAATTGTAACCCTTGATGAACCGTTACGCTTACCACTAATGCACTATGAAGATCAAAAGCAATTTTCACAACATTACGTTGATGTCCTTTCATTAAATGAAAATCAAATGAGCAGTAGCAAATTAGAGAATATTATATTAAGTGATATTAAGGTTGCTAGAGAAATGTTTGCAACCTTAGACTATGAAACCGAAAACCGCTTACGTGAGCTTGGCTATACCAACATAAAAGCGCCTTATATTCTAAATTTTAAAACTTTGCTTGGAGACACCGAGTTTCCTGTACTTATGAAAGAAATGCTAGCTTTGTTATCAAAGGTATATGACTATCCTGTCGACATTGAATTCACAGCTAATTTTAATGAAAATAACCAATTTAAAATTAATCTTCTCCAATGTCGACCTCTTCAAACAAGGGGATTGGGGAAAACTGTTAAATTTCCAGAACGAACTAAGGATCAGGAAACCTTTTTCTCTACTAAAGGTAACTTTATGGGTGGAAATGTTCGTCTACCAATTGATTATGTGGTTTTTGTAAATGCAAAAGCTTATATGGAACGAAATGAACAAGGGAAATATGCTGTTGCTAGGCAGATAGGTAACATCAATAAAGTTCTAAAAGGAAAAAATGCCATGTTAATGGGTCCTGGTAGATGGGGAACGACGACTCCATCTTTAGGTGTCCCTGTTCATTTTGCCGAGCTTTCTAATATGAGTGTCATATGTGAGGTTGCTTCGAATGAAGACGGCCTTATTCCTGAATTATCTTACGGGAGTCACTTTTTTCAAGATATAGTTGAAACGGGGATTTTTTATGTTGCAATATTTGATGGGCAAAAAGATGTGGTTTATCATCCAGAGCGCATATTGAAAAAAAAGAATCTGCTATCATCGCTAGTTCCTAAAGGTGCTCAATTTTCTGATGTGATTCACATTGCTAAAACAGATGGAATGGAAATTTACTCAGATGTTGTATCGCAAAGGCTTTTGTGTAGATAG